AGAAATTCGGAGAAGTTGCCCGAATCCTCGGTGTCCGAGTGCCAGCCGATCATCTGGATGTCGGCTACCTGGGCGTCGAACTCATCCCAGTACTGGGCCTTGGGCATGGTCTTCAGGTTGACCTTGATGTTGATCTTGGCCAGCATGCCCACCACGGCTTCGGCGATTTTCTCGTCGTTGACGTAGCGATTGTTGGGAGCGATCATGGTACATTCGAAGCCACCGGCGAAGCCGGCATCCTGCATCAGGGCCTTGGCCTTTTTCAGGTCATAGCGCGGCACGCAGTTGGGATTGTAGCCGGCATAGCCCTTGGGGCTCTGCTGGCCGGCGGGGGTGGCGGTGCCTTTCATGATTTTATTGACGATGCCCTCGTTGTTGATGGCATGCACGATGGCCTGGCGCACCTTTTTCACCCGGAACTCGGGACGGCGCTTCTGGTTGAGCTGAACGGTGATGATGCGGCCGCCGGGATAGGTGAACAGGTTCACTTTGGAGTCTTTTTCGATGCGTTTGAAATCCTGGGGCGGCACCGGAGAGATGAAGTCCACATCACCGGAAAGCAGGGCCGCCACGCGGGTGGCGTCTTCCTTGATGGGGGTCAGGACAATCTGGTCCACGTTGCCCGGCGAGGCCGTATCCCAGTAATCGGCAAAACGGTTCAATACCAGTTTTACGCCATGTTCGCGCTCGGCGACAGTATAGGGGCCGGTGCCGGATTCGTTGTTCAGCGCAAAGGAGGGGCCGATCTTGACGATGGCATCCTTGGGCTGGCCGCTTTCGTCGGTACCGCTGTAAAAAGCGCTGTCCATGGGGAAGATGTAGGTGCACATTCTCAGCAGCAGGGCATAGGGCTTTTTGGTCTTGATGTCGATCGTGTAGTCGTCGACGATGGCCGCCTCGGTGAACAGCTCGAAAAGCCCCTTGAAATCGACGCTTTGTTTCAGCCGTTCCAGAGTGAATTTGACGTCCTT
This window of the uncultured Desulfosarcina sp. genome carries:
- a CDS encoding ABC transporter substrate-binding protein; translation: MKKVLAVTLTLAVLFGFGSLAGATTLKVGLDADPVSLDPHVQLSGGMLQYSHWVLDPLVRYAQDMSIEPRLATRWERIDDLTMRFYLREGVKFHSGNTFTAKDVKFTLERLKQSVDFKGLFELFTEAAIVDDYTIDIKTKKPYALLLRMCTYIFPMDSAFYSGTDESGQPKDAIVKIGPSFALNNESGTGPYTVAEREHGVKLVLNRFADYWDTASPGNVDQIVLTPIKEDATRVAALLSGDVDFISPVPPQDFKRIEKDSKVNLFTYPGGRIITVQLNQKRRPEFRVKKVRQAIVHAINNEGIVNKIMKGTATPAGQQSPKGYAGYNPNCVPRYDLKKAKALMQDAGFAGGFECTMIAPNNRYVNDEKIAEAVVGMLAKINIKVNLKTMPKAQYWDEFDAQVADIQMIGWHSDTEDSGNFSEFLVMCPDKETGYGQYNSGNYCNEEVDRLTLAAQSETDLAKRAQMLQKIEQILYDDAAFVPFHWQNHSYGAKKNVDVAPIINTMNFPYFGDIVVK